A stretch of Longibacter salinarum DNA encodes these proteins:
- a CDS encoding PQQ-binding-like beta-propeller repeat protein: MLLLLTGCGSSMQSTVPQEWSMSTEDVDAVRATPTGEIVARQQKDAWVMDDTGQLIYDAREKKGLGGMLKQSFKESTTFAGFSLADFDGEQLTTVAMPSSNVLMVFDNREGSDEIRSVDLRDGSVLWETSEFDWSLSEQKAIGDAATKRLAAALSDENTTVEGGELFNRYAQSLAAEVPAIDGVLIKVNNGLVLTDPSTGDIRWRADGVTGTGIAAVHYLPEQDELLLATDQTDLAQWSEDAQRVIRLDATSGDVVWSSPYGARVAPPVRGIRVFDDAVMIDMDTGGTEAYRLSDGSQLFKSSATTRSTDRMATALGGESTIGGRLTASAAVHDGTAYVPHTTNFKAVGRPDKMIQAYDLATGEMTWESEPIEEAVDVRGLRFVDGRLVAHIVKDSAGGDQVVASWDASTGELAWTRGLSSGHVLLTSATVHAVTDSSHSTIDLDTGEFGDVTNLGQKSLGNALAAMPAGDGLAVLRESGITWMSADGTVSESMNLGGTIVRGLYPSEERVGDRLFVPVSTKRIGSAVTEVHVIDMAERTERAIIRNLSFSSNGSTVSTNFPFGFFVTNNGASLYVLDKDDRVVYYRIPDGAVATPAP, encoded by the coding sequence ATGCTGTTGCTGCTAACCGGCTGCGGCTCATCGATGCAAAGCACGGTGCCCCAGGAGTGGTCGATGTCAACCGAAGACGTTGACGCTGTCCGTGCCACGCCAACAGGCGAAATTGTCGCCCGGCAACAGAAGGATGCCTGGGTCATGGACGACACCGGACAGCTCATTTACGACGCCCGCGAGAAGAAGGGCCTCGGTGGAATGCTGAAACAGTCGTTCAAAGAGTCAACCACCTTTGCTGGATTCTCCCTCGCCGATTTTGACGGCGAGCAGCTCACAACCGTCGCGATGCCGTCATCCAATGTATTGATGGTGTTCGATAACCGGGAAGGCTCTGACGAGATTCGGTCCGTTGACCTCAGGGATGGCTCCGTTCTCTGGGAGACCTCCGAATTCGACTGGAGCCTGAGCGAGCAGAAGGCGATCGGCGATGCGGCCACGAAGCGGCTTGCCGCCGCCCTGAGCGATGAGAACACAACCGTCGAAGGAGGCGAGCTCTTCAACCGGTACGCACAGAGTCTCGCGGCCGAAGTCCCGGCCATCGACGGCGTGCTAATAAAGGTCAACAACGGCCTCGTCCTTACTGACCCGTCCACCGGCGACATTCGCTGGCGTGCCGACGGAGTGACGGGAACGGGCATCGCCGCCGTTCACTACCTGCCGGAACAAGACGAATTGCTTCTGGCCACAGATCAGACGGATCTAGCACAATGGTCGGAGGACGCGCAGCGCGTGATACGGCTCGATGCTACGAGCGGTGATGTCGTCTGGTCGTCCCCGTACGGAGCCCGCGTTGCCCCACCGGTTCGAGGCATCCGCGTCTTCGACGATGCCGTCATGATCGACATGGACACGGGCGGAACCGAAGCCTACCGTCTCTCCGATGGCTCTCAGCTGTTCAAGTCGTCTGCAACCACCCGATCGACCGACCGGATGGCCACCGCGCTGGGCGGAGAATCGACAATCGGAGGCCGCTTGACCGCGTCCGCCGCTGTCCACGACGGAACCGCGTATGTGCCGCATACGACCAACTTCAAAGCCGTTGGCCGACCGGACAAGATGATCCAGGCCTACGACCTTGCGACGGGCGAGATGACCTGGGAATCGGAGCCAATTGAGGAAGCGGTTGACGTCCGTGGACTGCGATTCGTTGACGGGCGGCTCGTTGCCCACATCGTGAAGGATTCCGCGGGTGGTGATCAGGTTGTTGCATCGTGGGACGCGTCAACGGGCGAACTCGCCTGGACTCGCGGCCTGTCATCCGGCCATGTCCTGCTCACGTCCGCAACCGTTCACGCTGTCACCGACTCCTCGCATAGCACGATCGATCTAGACACGGGTGAGTTCGGCGATGTGACGAATCTCGGGCAGAAGAGTCTCGGAAATGCTCTTGCCGCGATGCCTGCCGGGGACGGCCTGGCGGTCCTCCGAGAATCTGGGATCACGTGGATGAGTGCCGACGGGACCGTGAGCGAGTCGATGAACCTCGGCGGCACTATTGTTCGCGGCCTCTATCCGAGCGAAGAGCGCGTCGGGGACCGTCTGTTCGTTCCCGTGAGCACGAAGAGAATTGGCTCTGCCGTAACGGAAGTTCACGTCATCGACATGGCGGAGCGTACGGAGCGGGCCATCATTCGGAATCTTAGTTTCTCGTCCAACGGCTCAACCGTCTCGACGAACTTCCCGTTTGGGTTCTTCGTGACGAACAACGGCGCGTCTCTGTACGTGCTGGATAAGGATGATCGCGTCGTCTACTACCGTATTCCGGACGGTGCTGTCGCTACACCGGCTCCGTAA
- a CDS encoding helix-turn-helix transcriptional regulator → MSALDLVSSDTRRELLRLVKQKGSLSLDEGMEALGMARTTVREHLLRLERKGLVERSTVRSGRGRPSLLYTITAKANVLFPTRDDELMNDLLTFLNDQGAGDLVTAFFESYWGERTERVERRLEDVGEDDVDARVELLRDILEEEGFMPKIDRTADGITIRECNCPFPESVKQTQVPCNLEVAFYESVLGVEVERSAYIPSGDAACTYHVDTKGPGEA, encoded by the coding sequence ATGTCCGCTCTTGACCTCGTTTCGTCCGATACGCGGCGTGAGCTGCTACGACTTGTCAAGCAAAAAGGAAGTCTCTCTCTGGACGAGGGGATGGAGGCGCTCGGTATGGCGCGGACGACGGTTCGAGAGCACCTGCTACGCCTGGAGCGAAAAGGTCTCGTCGAGCGATCGACGGTGCGAAGCGGGCGCGGGCGCCCGAGTCTGCTATACACGATCACGGCGAAGGCAAACGTGCTATTCCCGACGCGTGACGACGAGTTAATGAATGACCTTCTGACATTTTTGAACGATCAGGGCGCTGGTGATCTCGTGACCGCCTTTTTCGAATCCTACTGGGGCGAGCGTACCGAGCGGGTCGAGAGACGGCTAGAGGATGTCGGCGAAGACGACGTCGATGCGCGAGTCGAACTCCTACGGGACATCCTGGAGGAAGAAGGCTTCATGCCGAAAATCGACCGCACTGCAGATGGGATTACGATCCGTGAATGCAACTGCCCATTTCCAGAGTCTGTAAAGCAGACGCAGGTCCCGTGCAACCTGGAGGTCGCCTTCTACGAGTCGGTCCTGGGCGTCGAGGTAGAGCGGAGCGCGTATATTCCGAGTGGCGATGCTGCCTGTACGTATCACGTCGACACGAAAGGACCGGGCGAGGCGTGA
- a CDS encoding metal-sulfur cluster assembly factor, with protein MKPVRKQIADCLRHVDDPELGINIVDLGLIYNLNFDDGDLTITLTLTTPACPLSSYIKKNIRHVMGQVGGIDRVHIDTVWQPPWTPEMMDPSVRRGRFRRPRHSV; from the coding sequence ATGAAGCCCGTCCGAAAGCAAATTGCCGATTGCCTCCGCCACGTCGATGACCCAGAGCTCGGAATCAACATCGTCGACCTCGGACTGATCTACAACCTCAACTTTGACGACGGCGACCTGACGATCACGCTGACACTGACGACGCCGGCCTGCCCCTTGAGCAGCTACATCAAGAAGAACATCCGGCACGTGATGGGGCAGGTCGGCGGCATCGATCGCGTGCATATCGACACCGTCTGGCAGCCCCCGTGGACGCCCGAGATGATGGATCCGAGCGTGCGTCGGGGTAGGTTCCGTCGCCCCCGTCACTCCGTGTGA
- a CDS encoding group III truncated hemoglobin → MRDDAPTDIQSRNDVHSIVDAFYRDIADDPVLGSYFADIDLESHVPKLVDFWTSVVFQSATYRGQPFEAHAALDGLEGRHFRRWLDRFETTVDARFAGTNADRMKQRARQIATIFQSKLGVLDETDVARRFQQRTS, encoded by the coding sequence ATGCGCGACGACGCACCCACTGACATTCAATCGCGCAACGACGTCCACTCGATCGTCGACGCCTTCTACCGGGACATCGCCGATGATCCGGTCCTCGGCTCGTATTTCGCCGATATCGACCTGGAGTCGCACGTGCCTAAGCTTGTTGATTTCTGGACGTCCGTCGTTTTCCAGTCCGCGACCTATCGCGGCCAGCCGTTTGAGGCGCACGCCGCCCTCGACGGCCTCGAGGGTCGACACTTCCGGCGCTGGCTCGATCGCTTCGAGACAACCGTCGACGCACGATTCGCGGGGACCAACGCAGATCGAATGAAGCAACGCGCCCGCCAGATTGCGACCATTTTCCAGTCGAAGCTCGGTGTCCTTGACGAGACGGATGTGGCTCGCCGATTTCAGCAGCGTACGTCCTAG
- the fdxA gene encoding ferredoxin FdxA, translating into MPYVVTEPCINCKYTDCVEVCPVDCFYEGPNMLAIQPDECIDCNACVPVCPTEAIYPDDEVPEEWSHYTEWNEYLANQWRDMGCNLTEKKEPLPDALEWEDREKSEDDILTWDVEASG; encoded by the coding sequence ATGCCTTACGTCGTCACCGAACCCTGCATCAACTGCAAGTACACCGATTGCGTCGAGGTCTGTCCGGTCGACTGTTTCTACGAGGGGCCGAACATGCTCGCCATCCAGCCGGACGAGTGCATCGACTGCAATGCCTGCGTGCCGGTCTGCCCGACGGAGGCCATCTACCCGGACGATGAGGTGCCCGAGGAATGGAGCCACTACACGGAGTGGAACGAGTACCTGGCCAACCAGTGGCGCGATATGGGCTGCAACCTGACGGAGAAGAAGGAGCCCCTGCCCGACGCACTTGAGTGGGAGGACCGCGAGAAATCCGAAGATGACATTCTCACATGGGATGTCGAGGCATCTGGTTGA
- a CDS encoding nitronate monooxygenase, protein MDSSDSLLRANAPNIIQGGMGVSVSSWRLARRVAQLGEIGVISGTAIDTVVVRELQDGDPHDRRSVLRSYPDQEIVDYIIDRFYIEGGKADDEPYRLLPIHRYKPKVRSQRILSAATFSEVLLAKQGHDGVIGMNLLGKLKRYTLACCYGAMLADVDAVFIGAGIPTEEAQQLPKLAAGESARLRLDVDTAQAPDDVDGPFYYELDPADILSNPPQLDAPEFYPIVSSDLLARILDKKIPDGLIHGWIIEGPIAGGHNAPPRNKNTDEDGHPVYDERDIANLDQVAALGYPFYLAGGWGTPEKLQEALDRGAAGVQVGSLFSLTEESGYPTDYTRRLIRALHSGKAAIRTDGRTSPTGFPFKVVELDGTLAVPEIYEERTRICDLGYLRTPYVDAKGRLQGRCPGEPVDDYVRKGGDAADTEGRSCLCNALTANIGQAQIQKKSGKELSLFTGGDALVDLPLGSVDEPHYTAKDVIDYLYAGVAQPAAAAS, encoded by the coding sequence GTGGACTCTTCTGATTCCCTCCTCCGAGCGAATGCACCGAACATCATCCAGGGCGGCATGGGGGTTAGCGTCTCCAGCTGGCGCCTCGCCCGCCGCGTCGCTCAACTGGGCGAAATCGGCGTCATCTCGGGCACGGCGATCGACACGGTCGTGGTGCGCGAGCTACAGGACGGCGACCCGCATGACCGACGCTCGGTCCTCCGGTCCTACCCCGACCAGGAGATCGTCGATTACATCATCGACCGGTTCTACATCGAAGGCGGGAAAGCAGATGACGAGCCGTACCGCCTCCTTCCCATTCACCGCTACAAGCCGAAGGTTCGTTCCCAGCGGATTCTGAGTGCGGCGACCTTCAGCGAGGTACTATTGGCGAAGCAGGGCCACGACGGTGTGATCGGGATGAACCTTCTCGGCAAGCTCAAGCGCTACACGCTGGCCTGCTGCTATGGAGCGATGCTGGCGGATGTCGATGCGGTCTTTATAGGCGCGGGCATCCCGACGGAGGAGGCACAGCAACTCCCGAAACTCGCCGCGGGCGAATCGGCACGCCTCCGCCTCGATGTGGACACGGCGCAAGCCCCCGATGACGTGGACGGCCCGTTCTACTATGAACTCGATCCAGCCGACATCCTCTCGAATCCGCCCCAGCTGGACGCCCCTGAGTTTTATCCAATCGTCTCCTCGGACCTTCTGGCGCGCATCCTCGACAAGAAGATCCCCGATGGGCTCATCCACGGCTGGATCATCGAGGGCCCCATCGCGGGCGGACACAACGCGCCACCGCGAAACAAGAACACGGATGAGGACGGCCACCCGGTGTACGACGAGCGGGATATCGCGAATCTCGATCAGGTCGCAGCTCTGGGCTATCCCTTCTATCTCGCAGGCGGCTGGGGCACGCCCGAGAAGCTGCAAGAAGCCCTCGACCGCGGCGCAGCGGGCGTACAGGTTGGCTCTCTTTTCTCCCTGACGGAGGAATCGGGGTACCCGACCGACTACACACGCCGCCTGATCCGCGCCCTCCACTCGGGCAAAGCCGCCATTCGCACCGATGGGCGCACCTCTCCGACCGGGTTCCCGTTCAAGGTGGTCGAACTCGACGGCACGCTCGCTGTGCCCGAGATCTATGAGGAGCGCACTCGCATCTGCGATCTTGGCTACCTGCGAACGCCGTACGTCGATGCGAAGGGACGCCTCCAGGGCCGCTGCCCCGGTGAGCCGGTCGACGATTACGTGCGCAAAGGGGGCGATGCTGCCGACACGGAAGGTCGGAGTTGCCTCTGCAACGCGCTCACCGCGAACATCGGGCAGGCACAGATTCAGAAGAAATCGGGCAAGGAGCTTTCCCTCTTCACCGGAGGCGACGCCCTCGTGGATCTCCCCCTCGGTTCAGTCGATGAACCACACTACACGGCGAAGGACGTAATCGACTATCTCTACGCCGGGGTCGCTCAGCCCGCAGCCGCAGCCTCCTAA
- a CDS encoding VOC family protein, with amino-acid sequence MFQGLRTTIYVVDDLDRAKAWYAEALGAEPYFDEPFYVGFDVGGFELGLLPADERNSPGAGGTLTYWGVPDIEAAVERLVELGATEHDPIQDVGDGVKTATVLDPFGNVLGVIENPHFQLPDQE; translated from the coding sequence ATGTTTCAGGGACTGCGTACGACCATCTACGTTGTTGACGATCTCGACCGCGCGAAAGCATGGTATGCCGAGGCTCTCGGTGCCGAGCCATACTTCGACGAACCCTTCTACGTTGGATTCGATGTCGGCGGATTTGAGCTGGGGCTTCTGCCGGCGGACGAGCGAAACAGTCCGGGCGCCGGCGGCACGCTGACGTACTGGGGCGTGCCGGACATTGAGGCGGCGGTGGAGCGTCTCGTTGAGTTAGGGGCGACCGAGCACGATCCAATCCAGGATGTGGGCGATGGCGTTAAGACGGCGACCGTGCTTGATCCATTCGGAAACGTCCTCGGGGTGATCGAGAATCCACACTTCCAGCTTCCCGATCAGGAATAA
- a CDS encoding nuclear transport factor 2 family protein: MTYLERAKDLYAQMAEGKIMEAFERYYRDDVVVVEADGQERHGKDAQRKAIEEWLASVEEMHGGATEHVTSNEEEGVTMVQSFTDVTMHGERMPFREIAVQEWEGDQIVRESFFYFVPAEMQQRMAEKQAQPKRA; this comes from the coding sequence ATGACCTATCTCGAGCGAGCGAAGGATCTCTATGCCCAGATGGCAGAGGGCAAAATAATGGAAGCATTCGAACGATACTATCGCGACGATGTCGTCGTAGTGGAGGCCGACGGCCAGGAACGACACGGCAAAGACGCACAGCGGAAGGCGATCGAAGAGTGGCTGGCCTCCGTAGAGGAAATGCACGGTGGGGCGACCGAGCACGTAACGTCGAATGAAGAGGAGGGAGTCACGATGGTACAGAGCTTCACCGACGTCACGATGCACGGGGAGCGAATGCCGTTTCGTGAGATTGCGGTCCAAGAATGGGAAGGCGATCAGATCGTGCGCGAGTCATTCTTCTACTTCGTGCCGGCAGAAATGCAGCAACGGATGGCTGAAAAGCAAGCCCAGCCGAAGCGCGCATAG
- the mazG gene encoding nucleoside triphosphate pyrophosphohydrolase, translated as MSTPSNGASAPAFDPSEKIYDDEFAESKDRLETYADFAAIVKQLRRDCPWDREQTHESVKHLLIEEAYEVVDAIDSGDSDELKKELGDVFLHVLFHSRISEENGGFTIQDVIQAETEKLVRRHPHVFGDAAAGDADEVMSTWEQIKQQERDEEGEDEPSSVLDGVPRHLPALLQALRMQEKAAGVGFDFPDADDAWEKVEEEIEEFREAVDSGDEAEREDEFGDVLFALVNYARYADVNPETALRSTNDKFSRRVRYIEQRLRKTGRTLEEVTLAEADALWNEAKNGEENG; from the coding sequence ATGTCCACGCCTTCGAACGGCGCGTCCGCGCCCGCCTTCGATCCGTCCGAGAAAATCTACGACGATGAGTTCGCCGAGTCGAAAGATCGGCTCGAGACGTACGCTGATTTCGCTGCGATTGTGAAGCAACTCCGCCGCGATTGCCCGTGGGACCGCGAGCAAACCCACGAGTCGGTGAAGCATCTCCTGATTGAGGAAGCGTACGAAGTCGTCGATGCCATCGACTCGGGGGATTCAGACGAGCTGAAAAAAGAGCTCGGCGATGTTTTCCTTCACGTCCTGTTTCACAGCCGCATCTCGGAGGAAAACGGCGGGTTTACGATCCAGGACGTGATTCAGGCCGAAACGGAGAAGCTGGTGCGACGCCATCCGCACGTGTTCGGTGATGCCGCAGCTGGCGACGCCGATGAGGTCATGTCCACGTGGGAGCAGATCAAGCAGCAGGAGCGTGATGAGGAGGGAGAGGACGAACCGTCGTCGGTGCTCGATGGCGTGCCCCGTCACCTGCCGGCGCTCCTCCAGGCTCTCCGTATGCAGGAAAAAGCGGCCGGGGTTGGCTTCGACTTCCCGGACGCCGATGACGCCTGGGAGAAAGTGGAGGAGGAGATCGAGGAATTCCGTGAGGCTGTCGACTCGGGCGATGAGGCTGAGCGAGAAGATGAGTTCGGCGATGTCCTGTTCGCTTTGGTCAACTACGCTCGCTACGCCGACGTGAATCCCGAAACGGCTCTGCGAAGCACCAACGACAAGTTCAGTCGCCGCGTCCGCTACATCGAGCAGCGCCTCCGCAAAACGGGTCGCACGCTTGAGGAGGTAACGCTGGCCGAGGCCGATGCGCTCTGGAACGAGGCAAAGAACGGCGAAGAGAACGGTTAA
- a CDS encoding type III polyketide synthase, whose amino-acid sequence MAVTTIDAIRTGHPPLRKPQSDAAAMMKQLDGFSDPLRNRLPMVYERSAIDYRHTCIPDWGATSPDQFEFFPQNWALEPAPSTGERNDWYRKAVIPMAEDVGRRAIEASDSAPRDITHVIAVSCTGFFAPGLDIELVKRLNLRPSTQRTFIGFMGCYAAFNALRTAHAFCQSDPNARVLIVCAELCTLHFQIEDSLESVVVNSLFSDGAAGVVMSARDESDAAGRLAYIDNACRLDDDSMGDMTWDIGDTGFQMGLSSRVPKVIAKHLPDYVDDLLGRHDLSADEIDFWAIHPGGRAIVEKAQSVLGLEDADVEDSLEVLRQHGNMSSPTILFVLKRILEQRQQQIAGDGAPPSNDHGVAMAFGPGLTIEGALFKWC is encoded by the coding sequence ATGGCCGTCACGACCATAGATGCAATCCGTACGGGGCATCCCCCGCTCCGAAAGCCCCAATCCGACGCGGCTGCCATGATGAAGCAGCTCGACGGCTTTTCCGACCCGCTGCGGAATCGTCTGCCGATGGTGTACGAACGGTCGGCGATCGACTACCGGCACACATGCATCCCAGACTGGGGCGCGACATCCCCGGACCAGTTTGAGTTCTTTCCGCAGAACTGGGCGCTCGAACCGGCGCCGTCGACCGGGGAGAGAAATGATTGGTACCGGAAAGCGGTCATCCCGATGGCGGAGGACGTCGGGCGACGAGCGATCGAGGCGTCGGACTCGGCCCCCAGGGACATCACGCACGTGATTGCGGTGAGCTGCACGGGGTTCTTTGCACCGGGTCTCGACATTGAGCTCGTCAAGCGCCTGAATCTGCGCCCCTCCACGCAGCGGACGTTCATCGGGTTCATGGGATGCTATGCCGCGTTCAACGCGCTACGCACGGCCCACGCTTTCTGTCAGTCGGACCCGAACGCACGCGTCCTCATCGTTTGCGCCGAGCTCTGCACCCTTCATTTCCAGATCGAGGACTCGCTGGAGTCGGTCGTGGTGAACTCGCTGTTCTCCGATGGAGCCGCGGGCGTCGTGATGTCCGCCCGGGACGAGTCGGATGCTGCCGGACGCCTTGCGTACATCGACAACGCCTGCCGCCTGGACGACGACTCGATGGGGGACATGACCTGGGACATCGGCGACACGGGATTTCAGATGGGCCTCTCCTCCCGCGTCCCGAAGGTCATCGCCAAACACCTCCCCGATTACGTGGACGACCTGCTCGGGCGCCACGACCTATCAGCCGATGAGATCGACTTCTGGGCGATCCACCCCGGCGGACGAGCCATTGTCGAGAAGGCGCAGTCGGTGCTCGGTCTGGAGGACGCCGATGTCGAAGACAGCCTGGAGGTGCTTCGCCAGCACGGCAACATGAGCTCGCCGACCATTCTGTTTGTATTGAAACGCATCCTGGAGCAGAGACAACAGCAGATCGCCGGCGACGGCGCGCCTCCCTCAAACGACCACGGCGTGGCAATGGCCTTCGGCCCCGGCCTCACGATCGAAGGGGCGCTGTTTAAATGGTGTTAA
- a CDS encoding amidohydrolase family protein, which produces MPIRFFSYLLLLFFIAGPVADAAHGQKRPGRQGTYALTNARIVPVTSSAIENGTVLVRSDTIAALGTDVTVPSDAEVIDASGLTVYPGLFDGGTRLGLVEVGSLDETRDFSEIGELTPQMKALTAVNPNSVNIPVTRVNGVTTVLTAPTGGLFPGTAALIDLHGYTPSQMHQSGVELIVLDFPSTGRRGRWDQRSNEEIEKAAKKAMDKLNETWDEAELYARIDSARAATDRSTQDMEYVPAMNALAGVVKGDMPLLVRASKAADIEAALEWADERGLTDQIVLSGAAEGWRVAEKIADANVPVIAGPVLSVPTRDSDRYDKPYRNAALLHDAGVQVALRTGDAENVRNLPFHAGFAAAYGMSKDDALAAITIEPARIFGVDDRLGSLEVGKQANLFVTDGDPFETKTKVRHLFIQGYKIPMESRHTKLYNEFLNRNPGVQE; this is translated from the coding sequence ATGCCTATCCGCTTCTTTAGCTATCTGCTCCTGCTCTTTTTCATTGCTGGCCCGGTAGCCGATGCTGCCCACGGCCAGAAACGGCCCGGCCGCCAGGGCACGTACGCGCTCACCAACGCGCGCATCGTCCCCGTGACCTCTTCCGCCATCGAAAACGGAACGGTTCTCGTCCGCTCCGACACGATCGCCGCCCTCGGCACCGATGTCACCGTACCATCCGATGCCGAAGTGATCGACGCGTCCGGTCTGACCGTCTATCCCGGCCTGTTCGACGGCGGGACGCGGCTCGGTCTCGTGGAGGTCGGCTCCCTCGATGAAACGAGGGACTTTTCCGAGATCGGCGAACTCACTCCGCAGATGAAGGCCCTGACCGCCGTCAACCCGAACTCCGTCAACATTCCCGTGACCCGAGTCAACGGCGTCACGACGGTGCTCACCGCCCCGACGGGCGGGCTCTTCCCCGGCACCGCTGCGCTGATCGACCTTCATGGCTACACGCCGTCGCAGATGCACCAGAGCGGCGTCGAACTCATCGTGCTCGACTTCCCCTCCACCGGCCGACGCGGACGCTGGGACCAGCGCTCCAACGAGGAAATCGAGAAGGCGGCCAAGAAAGCGATGGACAAGCTGAATGAGACGTGGGACGAGGCGGAGCTGTACGCCCGCATCGACTCCGCCCGCGCAGCCACCGACCGGTCCACGCAGGACATGGAATACGTGCCGGCGATGAACGCACTCGCTGGTGTCGTGAAGGGCGACATGCCGCTCCTCGTTCGCGCCAGCAAAGCCGCGGATATCGAAGCCGCACTCGAATGGGCCGACGAGCGCGGCTTGACAGACCAGATCGTGCTGAGCGGAGCAGCCGAAGGGTGGCGCGTGGCCGAGAAGATTGCCGACGCCAACGTGCCCGTCATCGCGGGCCCGGTGCTGTCCGTTCCGACGCGCGACTCCGACCGCTACGACAAGCCCTACCGCAACGCCGCGCTTCTCCACGACGCGGGTGTACAGGTCGCACTGCGGACGGGAGACGCCGAGAATGTCCGGAATCTCCCCTTCCACGCAGGCTTCGCCGCGGCCTACGGCATGAGCAAGGATGACGCGCTTGCGGCCATAACAATCGAACCGGCCCGCATCTTCGGCGTGGACGATCGCCTCGGCTCGCTCGAAGTCGGCAAGCAGGCCAATCTCTTCGTCACGGACGGCGACCCGTTCGAGACGAAGACGAAGGTGCGCCACCTGTTCATTCAGGGCTACAAGATCCCGATGGAAAGCCGCCACACGAAGCTCTACAACGAGTTCCTGAACCGGAATCCGGGAGTTCAAGAATGA
- a CDS encoding amidohydrolase family protein, whose translation MYDVSARARAMLAVLLTTFFLGSPAHAQSDKLRANAPDDWLITNATVITVTGETLENTDILVRDGTIDEIGSDLSAPGGTETYDASGMFVMPGIIDAHSHIAVSSVNEATAPVTAEVGVGDVINPYDVNLYRALAGGVTTSHLMHGSANVIGGRNETIKHRYGQTDPDALRMDGAPRTIKFALGENPTRVHGEGNDVVPRTRMGVERVIRDALTKARRYAAEKEAYENGDAPAPPPHSEKMEVLADILAGEVLVQCHSYRADEILMLMQVFDDFGVENFTFHHVNEGFKVAPELAKHNAGASVFSDWWAYKFEVYYSTAYNAAILTDNGVTTSINSDSPELNRHLYHEAAKAQKYGGLTDQEALSLITINPAKQLGIDDRVGSIEVGKDADLAIFDAHPLSVYAVAQRTYVDGVVRFDRENDPDDMRLRLDPEASVESAFDWSETGTRHGRCLQDVGRYSSQGTTFWQSGR comes from the coding sequence ATGTACGACGTATCCGCACGGGCCCGTGCTATGTTAGCGGTCCTCCTGACCACCTTTTTCCTGGGCTCTCCTGCTCACGCGCAGTCCGATAAGCTTCGCGCAAACGCTCCCGACGACTGGCTCATCACCAACGCGACAGTGATCACGGTGACGGGCGAAACGCTCGAAAATACCGACATCCTCGTTCGTGACGGCACCATCGACGAGATCGGCTCCGACCTCTCCGCTCCCGGCGGTACCGAGACGTACGACGCCTCGGGCATGTTCGTGATGCCCGGCATCATCGACGCGCACTCTCACATCGCCGTCTCCAGCGTAAACGAGGCCACCGCGCCGGTCACGGCCGAGGTCGGTGTCGGAGACGTGATCAATCCGTACGACGTCAATCTCTACCGGGCACTCGCCGGTGGCGTCACCACCAGCCACCTGATGCACGGTTCGGCGAACGTGATCGGCGGTCGCAACGAGACCATCAAGCACCGCTACGGTCAAACCGACCCAGACGCGCTTCGAATGGACGGTGCGCCACGCACAATAAAATTTGCACTTGGCGAAAATCCCACGCGTGTGCACGGCGAAGGCAACGATGTGGTACCCAGAACACGCATGGGCGTGGAACGCGTCATTCGCGATGCTCTGACCAAGGCGCGTCGCTACGCAGCGGAGAAAGAAGCGTACGAGAACGGCGATGCCCCGGCCCCGCCGCCGCACAGCGAGAAAATGGAAGTTCTCGCAGATATCCTCGCCGGTGAGGTTCTCGTACAGTGCCACTCCTACCGGGCGGACGAGATTCTCATGCTCATGCAGGTCTTCGATGACTTCGGCGTCGAGAACTTCACGTTCCACCACGTGAACGAGGGCTTCAAGGTTGCGCCCGAGCTGGCCAAGCACAACGCCGGCGCCTCCGTCTTCAGCGACTGGTGGGCCTACAAGTTTGAGGTCTACTACTCCACCGCGTACAACGCGGCGATTCTGACGGACAACGGCGTCACGACCTCCATCAACTCCGACTCCCCCGAGTTGAACCGTCACCTGTACCACGAAGCCGCGAAGGCACAGAAGTACGGCGGACTCACGGATCAGGAGGCGCTTTCTCTCATCACGATTAACCCGGCCAAGCAGCTTGGCATCGACGACCGCGTCGGGTCCATCGAGGTGGGCAAGGACGCCGATCTCGCTATCTTCGACGCGCACCCGCTCTCCGTTTACGCCGTCGCCCAGCGGACGTACGTCGACGGCGTCGTGCGCTTCGACCGCGAGAACGATCCCGACGACATGCGCCTGCGCCTCGACCCGGAAGCCTCCGTTGAGAGCGCGTTCGACTGGTCCGAAACCGGTACGCGCCACGGCCGCTGCCTGCAGGACGTGGGCCGCTACAGCAGCCAGGGAACGACCTTCTGGCAATCCGGACGCTGA